The DNA region AGCGAAGTAGGAAGGTAAGTTGGCGGGGGACCCGCTGTAAACGGTTTGGCCCCGGGTCAGGAAGAGCAACCGGTCCAGTAGGCCGAGGATCCGATAACTAGGCTGGTGCACTGACATCACCACAATGCTCCCGCTCTGAGCGATTCGCTGGAGGACTTTCACCACCATGAATGCGCTCGTGGAGTCGAGGCCGGAGGTCGGCTCATCGAGGAAGAGGATGATCGGGTCGTGGATGATGTCGATTCCGATCGAGACGCGGCGGCGCTCTCCGCCGGAGACTCCGCGGTGGCCTTCGTCTCCAATGATCGTCTTCGCCGCGTTGCGGAGGCCGAGCTGGTCGATCAACGCCTGGACGCGGGACTTCTTCTTGGATTTCGAGAGCGCGCGCGGGAGGCGGAACTCGGCGGCGAACATGAGCGTCTCTTCGACTGTGAGCATCGGGAAGAGGAGGTCGTCCTGCATGACGTAAGCGGATATCACCTTCAGGAGCCGCGATTCAAGAACCTCGCCGTTTAAGCTGACGGTGCCTTTCAAGCTTCCTTTCGCGATCCGATTCGCTAAGGCGTCGATCAAAGTGGATTTACCGGACCCGCTCGCGCCAAGAACCGCGAGAATCTCTCCCTCGCGCGCTTCTCCCGTGATGTCGTTGAGCAGCGTCTTCGTCCTCGTGAAAAGATTATCTCCACCGCATACGGGATCGGAAGCCGTGGCGGGGCCGAGGAGGTTATTGGAGCCGGATAACATCCCCGACAAGCTGAACTTGCGGCGGATCTTGACACTGTAAGTGAGGTTGTTGAATGAGAGAACGAACGGCAAGGAGCGAGGCTCAAGGCTGGCGTCGGAGATGTCGAGTGCATGGTGCGCCGGAGTCTCGCCGCCGTCACCTGTGACGTCCTTGCGTACATCACCAACATGCTTCAGTAGCTGGCCGAGCGAGGGCGACGCGCCGTTGGCGGGGCGTGGGAAGTCGTTCAGCTCCATGGAAGTGAAAAACGGCGATATCTGATTGTCCGCCACGCGAGCCGACATTCGTATTGGTTCCTTACTCTCCAAGTCTCCTGATATTTATAGTCGCGGAGAATGTGACATGCAAGTGAGGAGAGAGCGGTTAACGGCGTTTTGGAATGGGATTAATTCCTCAGAAAAATATCAGAGCAGTGTTGTTTTGCTTCTTCAACTCAACAGTAGTTTCTGTTTCTCTCCCTAAAACTCCATTTCTCACtgttcttttctctctctagaagtgAGATTTAAGCTTCTGCTTTATGGAGTTATGGAGAAGTGCTTTTCTATATATAGAAAGACAACAAACGTAAAAATGGGCGAGGTCTTTGATGGTGTGGGTGTAGGGTTTACTTACTTTTCtctgttattttatttatttatgtttaattttctaatttaattttaatttaatttaattttctactGATTTGAAGGAGGAGGTGAGAGAGAGGTGACCTACAACGCCTAATCTCATCTCCATACGTCTTCCCTTTCTCCCTAAATTCTGCTTCTTGAGCAAGAGATGGGAGGACACGTGGGTGATATGGGCTGGTGACACGTGGAATTATGGCAGGGTTAACAAGTTTCGGGGGTCCAGAAGAAATTAGGTTGGGTGTTGATCAAATTATGCGTAAGCAGTAATGTAATTGTATGCATTTAGTCCATCATCTATAATTCGTGGATGGCTCAAGGGTCACTGTGATTTAGTTGCCCACTTTATGGTTTACCAGGTTAAGCCATCGAGTCATACAAATTTGACAAGTTTGTCTACGTATACAGTACACGATGACATGATTGATACGGTTTATTTTTCTGATTTCTTAACAAGGAAAGAAACgtatttgtccaaaaaaaaacaaagaaagaaacgtAATGTTATAATTTGATGAAGATAATAATACAGCATAGTAATATTCTGGATACACCGAAATATTGGTCGCAAACTTGGTCATTAAGCGATGGGGTTCCAATTTATGAGGTGTGCATGGTTGGCAGGAAGCGGAAGGTTACTGTTTACAGGCAGCTTTCTTGTTCAATATTACAATTCAATTTCCAGTTTTCACGTCTTCCTTGTTGTTTAGTCGTTTTACACTTTCTGGTACGAGTTTAATGATTTGGGTCATTGATTTGGATGCGGGTTATAAAGTTATAACTTCCAAGTTTAGATTTCTTTTCCACATGGAGCATCTGCTTTGGGACTCACATGTCTTTTGTTTTGGTGTGAAAACCTTTATAGGGAGTTTCTTAAGTCCGAAGAGATTCACAATTTGGAAGGGCAATTTACGATGAGACGTAAACACACCCGATTCATAAAGTGTGTTTTTTTATTGGGCGTGTTTTTTATGAGTTGTTTTGACTTTCTTAGTAAATTGTGATTGTAGTAGCACAAAATTGCTGTCTTTTGAgtcctacaaaacaaataaaacatctTTGATTAAGGCCAAGAACCACGCGCCCTAAGGTGGAGGTTGATTGATCAATGAACTTTCGATGCCTaagtcagtttttttttttttcctgaaaaaAAGAGTGAGATTCAGGGTTGAGTTATGCAGAGTAACTTCAACTTGAACATTGTGTAGCATGAGGTATTTATAGCATGGCCGCCCAGATGTGTAGGGTTTTTCATGTCATGTGTCTACCTCTAGTTGGTCAGGTTGTGTCATCCGATGGATGGAGTTGTATTTGTAACATGATAGTACTGAGGATAATCCTTATAGatattattaaattaactaataaTATACTAAGGATTTTCTTTGAGAATCCTTGATTAGAGGTAggaattagtaattgattttgcttttaaTTCCCTTGCCTTACATCTTGGCATGAGTAGATGAGCTTTGAGAAGTCATAATCAGGAGCTCAAGTCTTATTCGTGGTTGAACTGCACATGGAATGGATGTGGCCTCGCCAATTTAATGAGAACATTCTTGTCTCTTGCCAGTGAAATTCCAAATATCAGCTCCACaaatttctaaattatttttaGCTCTACAGTAATTTGTACAAAAAGAGCACCTAAGTGTCTCCtcttattattcattaatattagtagGTAATCCTCAACTCTGTCATTTATTATTTCGATTTATCCCCTATGTTCAAGGGTTTCACATTTGCAATTTGAAACCCACATAATATATATGATTGGAGTTGCTTGCCTCCTACTCCTAGGGCTCCACTATGCCCATTCATGGTGCTCCTGCGAGGTCGAGTCAtcaaagagaaatgctaaggagactctatTAAAAGTGAGACTCTTTATGAATTCTCTATCATCTCATGTTTTTAGCATAATATTCTATAATGCTAGCAAgagaattaacgttaaactTTGAGGTGTTAGAAATTCCTCCCTAGCTAAGCACTAAGCAAAACAAGTTACCTTATTAgtactaattttctttttcatcaATCGGAAATGGAGATAAACTAGGCACTACGATGGGACGTGAAAACACTGGATTCTATTTTGACCTTAATATGTGGAATCGTCATGTTGGAGAGACATGATCCAAACCCAGTATGACATAAGAATAGGAAAATAGgtctttgatatatatatattttaatttcagTAGCAAATGCAAAACTTATAATAATTCAGGTGATACTTGTACAACACCCCAATTTATATTATGGTTATACAGTGACAACTGCATGATACACAAAAGTCCAAAACAATATCTAAGTCCAATTAATTTTGCAATAGTATACAACACACTTCAGCAGATTTTCTCACGTACCTCACCTGTTAAATTGGGAACAAACAATAGTGAAATAAACCATTCAAAGCAATTTTGTCACACATCATCGTTTctagaataaaaaaaagaaaaatcaaatttggTAGCTAAATGACGAGAAATTTCTCAAGAGTGTCGGGAACACAGTTAGGTACATCAAGTGCCATAATATAATTGGTTGGAAATTTCTTTTTCAAGTTTCCAACGAATTGTATTATAACACTTGGTGTCACGAAACATATTCCTGGCACGTTGAAAATTTTCTCCTAAATGACAAGGAGAATGACTCTTACAACGAGAGTACATCGTTATCATTACATCTGTATTAGTATTACAACGAAGTGTGCAAATGTTTCTTTACATGACATTGTATCATTGATATGGAACACTACAGTAGCAATGTACCCGTGCTAAGTTGTCATTTTGAGAAAAAGGAAAGTAAGAAAACAAGGGAAAGGTTAAAAGGTAGAGAGGTTGGTAGTTAAATATAGATAGGCTACCCCATCCTTCACCGGATCATAAGCTAACTCAAACCAATAAGGAGATAGGGAGGGATGGAGGGGCTTTGCTAGATATTTTATGTGAGAAAAGCCAAAGTCCCCTCAAaagtcaaaacaaaaaaatttaaccgGATGTGTCTGCATGCGCATACAGTGCGCATATGAATATACCTATATAGATCAACCGTTTCGGTCAAGTTTCATTTTCTATCAGATATtcctccaaaagcttttggCCTTTATTTTTTTGGTGTCCTTGTCTTGCATTTCTTCTACTTCTTCACTCCACTTTACACTCATGTTTTGACACTTTTCGCGGGGGGATAGGAGTACTGTTTGGGAAAATATCTTAGGTTCTGATGACCAAACCACGTGGCCGTCCAGTTGAACACACGTTGGGCGGGCTAATCGCAGATGAGCGgggttagtttttattttttatttttttccttttctttttttgcgtCTATGACTGGAGGGCTACGTGGTCGGTCATCCGGACCTGGATAAGAGTCGGGATAAGAGTCTCACCCATGTTTAGCAAACCTAGATGCATTTCGGACCGAAACACGGACTTTGCATCAAATTTCCAGCGCTCAAAGCCTGCTCCGCCCCAGAGAGCCATGTCCAAAACTAGCGTAATCCGATGATTTCTAAGCCGGCCTACTCCGCCCCCGGGAGCCAGGTCCAATACTCAGCGTAATCGGATGATGTCTAAGCCGACGCATCAAACGACGAGTGCTATGTATGAACGTCAATCTAAATTCCGCAGGAAATATGACATTTTAGAGAACCCTAGTAATACAAGACATGCTGGTCCAGAACCCCACATTTGAACGAGCACAAAATAATGAAACAAAAGTTGGCCCGACATATAGACATATGTAAAGCGAGGACTCCAAATTCTATTCGGTTTTGGTAGTCGAGCATTCATGCTTTGCTTTGCTTTAATGAAATGGGTCCAAGCATCATGTTTTCGCCTCCGAAAAACATCTACAGATAACCAACTCCCTGAAAATACTATACATTAGTACAAGAAGAAGTGCGGTATTAACTTGGCACAATGTTTGTTGGCCATCTACTTAGTTTCTCCGGAACCTGCTCTTATCCGCCGAGTACCTGTACTAGTTCATTTTACCCGTGTACCGATCATCGTTAGTAGTAAGAGGTGTAAAAGAAAATGCTTGCAGCAAAAGTCGGCACAACAAAAGAGATGTCATGAAAAGCACAAGTCAATACGAATTATTTCTcattgaagcaaattcaatttgtGCCACCCATAGTAGAATGGTTCACTTCATATAGGCACATACAACATCAACGGTGCGTATTAAGAAATCGCATAAGGTAAATTTTTAGAACTACTACTCAGTTATCAAAATGTTGGAGAGAAGTGGCCACGTTGAGAAAAATATAAGCCAAGGAACAAGGAATACTTCATCGAAGCAACATCTCCAATTACCTTACTAATTATCATCTTGGAAGTTGACCGCAAGATCCCAGTAATGAGCAACGCCAGCATCAGCAAAAATCTTCCGGGCAGCAGCTTCGGTCATGCATTCATGAACATAAAATCTATTGAAGCTCGGTCTGGCAACACTTCCTTGCCATACTAACACGCACTTGTTAGGAGGCTTGTCATCTTCaacatcatcatcttcttcctcttcttttacTGCTTCAGCCCAGTTTATGCGCCTAAGCATAACCTTAGCATACCTCTTAATAGACTTGCTTCCACCTTCAACAACCGCAACATTAATACCATCTGATATCACACAAGATCCAGTCAGCCGGTTCTCTCGCGCATTAACATCTATCTTGAAGCGGGCCTTTGGATGCGACAGCTCATTGATCCTGTAAACTGAGACTATGGTCTCCACGTTATTTGGGTCATCAAAAAgcttcctttctttcttctcgcGTCGTTCGGCAGGAGTGAGCTTGCGTGCTATATTCCTGTCTGCATGAGCTTGTTCACGTTCAGCAGCTGCACTCCGGATCTCCTTTTCAAGCCTGGTTGGATCTTGGGTTGCTTCAGAGCCAAGAACTTTCATCAAATTACTCATTTTAACTTTTGGCTTTGGAGGCTCAAGTAGGCCTTGTCTAATCATCTCCTGCCTATCTTTCTCTCTGGCCAGACGTTTCTGTGTACGTAGTTTTTTCTGTTCCTTCTTGGTCAACTTCAGAGGTTGAGGCGGTGGAGGAGCTGGCTCAGTAGGGGGCTCAATAGGTTGAGGATGCTCAATATAGATTGTGATTTTTTCCATCTTTAATTTTTCTTCAGCTACTGTACCATCGATGACTTCATTATAAGTACCAGAGTGCAAGAGGGGCACATCCCTGACATAATTAGCAAGTATATTCAGAAGACATCTTTAGCATAATGTGTAGTTTAAATATGATTTTAATCAGACGACAAGTTCTAAGAGGACTAAACAAAATGCAAATCCAATCTGCAATTTAAAATTGGCAAATAAAACAATGACAACCTTCTTCAAACATCTTAGCTGAAAGACATAAGTAAAAAAAATGGATATTAGGATTTGGGTTCACCCCTTTTCTTTCATCTACCGTCACAGATCATGGCTTATTTTCAACATCAGGAACAGTGGGGAAGCATAGAGGAGAAAAGATAATCAGCAACCATATTGAATAAAGTTTCTAGGTCATTTCATTACTTGCAGTCACAAAAAATGATGTTATGTCTCccccaacccaaaaaaaattaaaaaattaaaacaatcaTTCAGCAAACTGCAGCAACGCAAAAGGCAATCAACTTACCACCACTCGATTTCAGGAATTGGATCCTTTGGCTTTTCTTTGGTGATAACTCTCTCTCCTACCTCTATCAAATTTGGATTAATATCT from Malus domestica chromosome 01, GDT2T_hap1 includes:
- the LOC103433644 gene encoding protein RDM16 isoform X2, with the translated sequence MGFRHDPEFSPLINVFPGQVATDVAAPQKPTKAPVLRLDALGREIDEHGNLVNVTKPNNLSTLKVNINKQKKEAFQILKPELDVDPEKNPHFDPDVGISKKFLRPKRMGFAFVEEGKWTKDAELIKLKSKFGEAQAKEQRAKQQQFAKARAAPDINPNLIEVGERVITKEKPKDPIPEIEWWDVPLLHSGTYNEVIDGTVAEEKLKMEKITIYIEHPQPIEPPTEPAPPPPQPLKLTKKEQKKLRTQKRLAREKDRQEMIRQGLLEPPKPKVKMSNLMKVLGSEATQDPTRLEKEIRSAAAEREQAHADRNIARKLTPAERREKKERKLFDDPNNVETIVSVYRINELSHPKARFKIDVNARENRLTGSCVISDGINVAVVEGGSKSIKRYAKVMLRRINWAEAVKEEEEDDDVEDDKPPNKCVLVWQGSVARPSFNRFYVHECMTEAAARKIFADAGVAHYWDLAVNFQDDN